CGCACATCTTCAGGAGCATAACAGGATGACCCTTATGTTCTGTGCCTTTGAAGGTAATCCCTATATCCTGAGACTTTACGGACAGGCTGAAATTTTACCTCCTGACCATCCGGAACGAGCATCATTAATGCAACTGTTTCCCAAAATGAACGGCATTCGGCAAGTCATTCTCATGAAGGTTGACCTGGTTCAAAAATCTTGTGGTTATGCGGTCCCGCTTTATGATTTTGTAGAAAGCCGGGATGTTTTAACCAAATGGACGGACAAAAAAAGCGATACGGATTTGGAACAATATTGGTCCGAAAAAAACGCCCTCAGCCTTGACGGAAAGCCCATAGACAAACCTGGCAATTAAACCGGGAGTCGTTCTTCCAATCCCACTAAATAACGAATTCCCAATCCCCCGGTCAGCCTCCCTGATCTTTAAATTTCGTGGCATTCTCCCGGGCATTGGTTTGCCATCCCAAAAAGGTTCAAAAAAAGCCTGATATTCCTTTTTATTCTCGGTTCAAAAGTCTAAATTTGCGGCGATTTTAGAATACTCATTAAAAGAATAAAGGCGAAAACGGAGATTTTTTTAATAATTATCCGGCGAAAACTAACTCCATTAATATTGGATTTATGCCTTGTTTCTTTACACATTAAACTATAATTTGTTATGGCAAACATCGGTCACGTTAAGCAGGTTATCGGACCAGTAGTCGACGTAAGTTTCTCAAAGGAAGGCTCTGTGCTCCCGGAAATTTACAATGCTCTTGAAATTACAAGGCCCAATGGACAAAAACTCGTTCTGGAAGTTCAGCAACACCTCGGTGAAGATGGCGTTCGTACGGTTGCAATGGATGCAACGGACGGCCTTACCCGCGGAACTGAAGTGGTAGATACGGGGGCTCCTATTTCCATGCCGGTCGGAGAAGCGATCAAAGGTCGTCTTTTCAACGTTATCGGAGAAGCTATTGATGGAATTGGTCCTGTTCCCAAAGATGAGAACGCATATGTCATTCACCGCAGACCTCCTCTTTATGAGAACCTTTCTACTGAAAAAGAGGTACTCTTTACAGGAATCAAGGTAATCGACCTCATTGAGCCATACATGAAAGGTGGAAAAATCGGACTCTTTGGTGGAGCCGGTGTAGGCAAGACCGTACTGATCATGGAGCTCGTAAATAATATTGCGAAAGCTTACGAGGGTATTTCCGTATTCGCAGGTGTGGGAGAACGTACCAGGGAAGGAAATGACCTGTTGAGAGAATTCCTCGAATCAGACGTTATCAACTACGGAAAGGAATTCAAACACTCCATGGAATCCGGAGGATGGGATTTGTCCAAAGTGGATATGGAGGCGCTTAAAACCAGTAAAGCAACTCTTGTTTTCGGACAGATGAATGAGCCTCCCGGAGCACGTGCCCGTGTGGCCCTTTCAGGTTTGACAATGGCTGAATACTACCGCGACGGTGATCAAAGCGATCCAAATGGCGGCCGTGATATCCTCTTCTTCATCGATAACATTTTCCGTTTTACCCAGGCAGGCTCTGAGGTATCAGCTTTGTTGGGTCGTATGCCTTCAGCGGTAGGTTACCAGCCTACCCTCGCCACGGAAATGGGTATCATGCAGGAACGTATTACTTCAACCAAGCGGGGGTCAATTACTTCTGTACAGGCGGTTTATGTACCTGCGGATGACTTGACTGACCCTGCTCCGGCAACAACATTTGCCCACCTTGATGCCACAACGGTATTGAGTCGTAAGATCGCTTCCCTGGGGATTTACCCTGCTGTGGATCCATTGGATTCTACTTCACGTATCCTTGATGCAGCAATCATTGGCGAAGAACACTACCGTTGCGCAGAGGATGTAAAGATGATTCTTCAGCGTTACAACGAATTACAGGATATCATCGCCATCCTCGGTATGGATGAATTGTCAGAAGAAGACAAAAAGGTAGTATCCAGAGCTCGTAGGGTCCAGCGTTTCCTCTCCCAGCCGTTCCACGTTGCGGAGCAATTTACAGGGATGCCGGGTGTTTTGGTTCCTATTGACGAAACCATTCGTGGATTTAACATGATCCTCAATGGAGAAGTGGATCAATATCCTGAAGCAGCATTTAACCTTAAAGGAACGATTGACGATGTGATCGCTGCCGGTAAGAAAATGATGGCTGACGTTGAAGCATAAAACGGTTCATGGGTAATTTTGCGATGTAGAAAGCAAAACCTATCCATGATCGAGTATAAAATTAAAGGTAAAACATGGATTTAACAGTTCTGACACCAGATAAAGAAGTTTTCCTTGGTCCCATCAAATCGGTAAAAGTACCGGGGTCCAGTGGTCAGTTTCAGGTTTTAAATAACCACGCTCCTATCGTTTCTTCTTTGGAGGAAGGCGATATTTTTATTGTGACAGGAGAAGAGGAATTCCGTTTATTCAACGATGAGTCCAAAGGACTTGAAGCGATGAAAGAGGCCGGAAAAACCATTTCTTTTCACGTAAGTGGCGGCTTTATCGAAGTCTTAAACAATAAAGTTTCACTCCTCGTTAGCGGAGTTAGAAATATCACGTAATCCTTTCGGATAAAACAAATCGAAAAAAATTAAGGGGCAAACGACATATTGACGTTTGTCCCTTTTTATTTTAGGATATACCCGAGGTGAAAGCGGATCAAAAAATCGACAAAACCCGCCGGATCCCCTGGCTGCAGTATCCTTAAAATCTGAAAGTCAGGCCGGATGTACTCGCTGTTCGCGGGAATACCTGTTGATTTTTGAGCTTGAAATCCGCGACCTAACAAAAGTCCGAAACCCAACGTTACCCTTTCTGACAACTGGACTTCCTTGCCCATGCAAAGATTCAGCGATACCCTGTGCTGTTTAAGATTATAGTTAATTTTTTGCTGATAAGCATATTGGTCTCTCCAAAAAGTCCCCGTGCGATCTGCACTCCAAAAAATGTATCGCGCGCTGATTCCAAGGTAAAAATTATTGTACAGGGAAGCCCTTGATTTGCTCATATAAAAACGGAACTCCGATAAAAGCCTTACCCCGTTTAATCGATGAAGGTAAGCGGAAGAGCTGTTTAAATTGAATACATACCCGAGTTCATTATGCCAGGCATTATTGGGCCGGAACCTGTATTCCAGTCCAAATTGAACCGCAGGTGAGTTAAAACTAGCCAGGGCTTCAGGGCAAAATTTTACCACAAGCTCAGGATAATCCGTAATGGCCGGCCCCTGCCCGTTCACTGTCGACAAAAGAGGAATCATCCCAAACAGCAGCAGCAATTTTTTCATGGTTTACTCCCCGATATTTATGATGGATAACCGTTTAATATTATTGAGATCCGAGTAATCAAACTGGTGCACGCTTTCGGGGCCGACCACCAGCAACAACCCGTTGAGGGGGATGACATCATAAGGGACAAAATCATCAAAATGAGCGATCATCTGGATCGCCAGGGGATCGCTTACATCGAAAATCTTCAATCCTGCTTCATTGTCGCAAACAAACAGGGTATGCCCGTCAAGCCCTATTCCTTTTGGATTGACCATCGGGTATTCTGCTATCAAAACAGGGTTGGTAAAATTGGATACATCGAAAATTTCCAGCCCGTTGACCTCATTAATCACCGTTCCCGCACCGCAAACAAAAGATCTGAAATCAGAATTGAGGGTCACGTAGGCAAAACTGTCATTCGCCACCACGGGATCACAGGGATAAATAGGAAAAATATCATAAGAAAAAGTGGCCGAGAATTCCGGGATCCCCATCGCGTTGATGGTATACAAATGTAAGCCGGTACCCGAACCGATAAACAGCCGGTTGTCCAGGTTGAAAATAGATTCAATACGATCGCCGATCTGTTGATCATTGATCAATTGCGGCACATCCGGATTGGCCAGGCTCAGCGTCCTGATATTGACTTCATCAATGAGGTATAAAAATTGACCGACGATCATCGAGCGTGCATAGGAACCGGCCACTCCAGTATCCGAGCTTCCGGGAGAAAAGGATTCACTTTTGGTACACTGATAAAACACGGTTCCGATCAACAAAAAACATGAAATGCGAAAAATTATCTTTGACATGGTTATTTCTTCTTATGGTTAAGGAACGATAAAAAAATTGACATTCTTAATCTTGTAAATCACTGGAAACCAGTACTTTTAAATTATTAATTTATCATTTTAAATTTTAAATTTCCCTAAGGGTTATTTCCAACATTCAGGGTTCATCAAAACGGCTTCTTCCCATCCCACAACAATCCCTAAACTGTTGTTTACACATTCAAAATACCCCTCATAAGCTTCGGGATAAGCCTGCGCTGCCTTCGGGTAAATATCTTTCAACCGGCTCAGAACGGTAATATTATTCAGGTCACTTATATCCAGGGTAACCAGGTCGGTGTAATTATCCGCATAAAGCCGGTCGCCTTTTATGGAAATGTCTTTATTTCCAACAATTTCAATGAATTTAATTTTTTCAGGATGGGTCGGATCCGAATTGTCAATGATATGAACTCCTTTGAATTTTTCATTGACGAACAACAACCCGTTTTTGTAATAGATCTTACCGGGCTTTACCATCGGTACGGGTTCTTTAGCAGTGATAAGCTGCCAATCGGAAGAGGAGGAATAAATGGGTTTCATACCATTCACTTCTCCAACATCTACAATTTGGTTGTTAAATTCAGGATCTCCCGGGCAAGCCCAAAAAATCATACTGCCCAAAAGTAAATAAAATATTTTTTTCATCTGTTAATGATATTTTGATATGACGATCTTTAAAGGGTAAGAGGGTCTAAATGGCTTTGAAGGTTGGTCAATACAACGCTTTTTTGAGTTTACCAGGGTAAAAAATTAATCAGGCCATAAAATTACAAAGAAAGAGGCAAAGCAAGGCGGTGATCCCCGGTATAAATTTATGAATCCGGCGATTCCCAACCCTGCCCTGCCTGTTCTGCATGCAGAAAAAAATCTACTCCTGAATAATGACCTAATCCAAATGTCCCAAAGTGATATTATCGGTAGGTTCGGCTTCAGAAATGGTCATCGGAATTTCGGTCCTGATCACTTTTTTATTTTGTTCCGATAAAAGGTCGTAAGATTTTCCAAAAGTTTTTCTGGCGTGGTCTTCCCATAATTCATTATAAGCCAAAACCAATTGGTCATACACCTCCAGGTAGGCTTCATAGTTAGTACTGCGGTCATTTTGCAGGGAAATGGCTGCATTTTTAGGGCTTTCAGGCCTATTTAGTGCCCCTTCCGGATTGAGGATAAATGCTTTAGCAGCTTCTGTTAACTCCCCCATCGACATGATTTCCCCTTCGACCATCAAGTCATTTTGGGCGTTTACCTTTACGGTGAAAACATTTCGGTTATTGACTATTGCCTTAGGAGGGTATTTCTCCCAAACGGGTAATTTTACCCGGATGCCACTGTCCTCCATAATCGTAGTGGTGACCAGGAAAAAAATCAACAAAAGAAAGGCGATATCCGCCATGGAACCGGCATTCACTTCGGAGGGCTTCCTTCGTTTTTTTAAATCATTCATAATTTTGTTTATTTTAAAAAAAATACCGGCAGTAATATCGACTTACCTTAGAAGATGAAAGAAAAGGTAGTTTTGACGTTTAAGTGCTCTTTTTAGGGCTTATTTTATGTGCTTGTGCCTGGAAAATTTGCAACTTTGTATCTTGTATTTAAAATACCTTCCCGTATCGGCTCACACCTGATAACCGGCATGAGTTCGAGGCACTATAACGGGCCGTTAAGGCTAAAAAAGAATAATGATGAAGTACGAACCAATCAATCCGCAACTATTCAAAATCAATCGTGAGCGTTTTATGCGCAAAATGCTTCCCGA
This sequence is a window from Lewinellaceae bacterium. Protein-coding genes within it:
- a CDS encoding pyridoxamine 5'-phosphate oxidase family protein: MGKRFDKITDEHKKFIAGQKIFFTGTAATEGRVNVSPKGLDSLRVVDDHTVVWLNLTGSGNETAAHLQEHNRMTLMFCAFEGNPYILRLYGQAEILPPDHPERASLMQLFPKMNGIRQVILMKVDLVQKSCGYAVPLYDFVESRDVLTKWTDKKSDTDLEQYWSEKNALSLDGKPIDKPGN
- a CDS encoding F0F1 ATP synthase subunit beta yields the protein MANIGHVKQVIGPVVDVSFSKEGSVLPEIYNALEITRPNGQKLVLEVQQHLGEDGVRTVAMDATDGLTRGTEVVDTGAPISMPVGEAIKGRLFNVIGEAIDGIGPVPKDENAYVIHRRPPLYENLSTEKEVLFTGIKVIDLIEPYMKGGKIGLFGGAGVGKTVLIMELVNNIAKAYEGISVFAGVGERTREGNDLLREFLESDVINYGKEFKHSMESGGWDLSKVDMEALKTSKATLVFGQMNEPPGARARVALSGLTMAEYYRDGDQSDPNGGRDILFFIDNIFRFTQAGSEVSALLGRMPSAVGYQPTLATEMGIMQERITSTKRGSITSVQAVYVPADDLTDPAPATTFAHLDATTVLSRKIASLGIYPAVDPLDSTSRILDAAIIGEEHYRCAEDVKMILQRYNELQDIIAILGMDELSEEDKKVVSRARRVQRFLSQPFHVAEQFTGMPGVLVPIDETIRGFNMILNGEVDQYPEAAFNLKGTIDDVIAAGKKMMADVEA
- a CDS encoding F0F1 ATP synthase subunit epsilon — translated: MDLTVLTPDKEVFLGPIKSVKVPGSSGQFQVLNNHAPIVSSLEEGDIFIVTGEEEFRLFNDESKGLEAMKEAGKTISFHVSGGFIEVLNNKVSLLVSGVRNIT
- a CDS encoding biopolymer transporter ExbD: MNDLKKRRKPSEVNAGSMADIAFLLLIFFLVTTTIMEDSGIRVKLPVWEKYPPKAIVNNRNVFTVKVNAQNDLMVEGEIMSMGELTEAAKAFILNPEGALNRPESPKNAAISLQNDRSTNYEAYLEVYDQLVLAYNELWEDHARKTFGKSYDLLSEQNKKVIRTEIPMTISEAEPTDNITLGHLD